A genomic window from Caldicellulosiruptor kronotskyensis 2002 includes:
- the spoIVB gene encoding SpoIVB peptidase yields MKKLAGGLFLFYILITTFFVIYLYITPDCLTCYSSDKAITIKTPIFVNVNLSPSNVQTRTQIKFLYRTNKIYIPKKNSSVLCELKIGTIPLKKVRISILESNKVWVSGKFIGIKLMTDGILVIGYSYVSNGSNSTSRVPAKEAGIQIGDKIVYVNGLKVKDCNQLFKIINSSGGKSLVFVIKRGQTYKQFKVKPLLSNEGVYKIGLWVRDGTSGIGTVTFVDTERKVFGALGHGISDIDTGILLDVKEGQIYSAEIVDIRKNDKSEIGEVVGKINENCVVGDVIINTPYGIYGKIIQSGFWDSLQSMEIARLQDIHVGSAYIFSEVSGNIEKFEIKIERILPLYRNSTKAFVIRITDKRLLQLTSGIVQGMSGSPIIQDNKLVGAITHVFLQEPERGYGVFIDNMLNITKYIK; encoded by the coding sequence TTGAAAAAACTGGCGGGTGGACTTTTTCTTTTCTATATTTTAATTACCACCTTTTTTGTCATCTATCTTTACATTACTCCTGATTGTCTTACTTGTTACAGCTCAGACAAAGCTATTACTATTAAAACTCCTATTTTTGTTAATGTTAATCTAAGTCCTTCAAATGTTCAAACCAGAACACAAATAAAATTTCTTTACAGAACAAATAAGATTTATATCCCAAAGAAGAATTCTTCAGTTTTATGCGAGCTAAAAATTGGTACAATACCGCTCAAAAAGGTAAGAATCTCTATTCTTGAATCAAACAAGGTCTGGGTTTCTGGGAAATTTATAGGAATCAAGCTTATGACAGATGGAATACTTGTTATAGGATATTCTTACGTAAGTAATGGTAGTAATTCAACTTCACGAGTTCCTGCAAAAGAAGCAGGTATCCAAATAGGTGATAAGATTGTATATGTAAATGGGCTGAAGGTAAAAGACTGCAATCAGCTTTTTAAAATCATAAACTCATCAGGTGGCAAGTCCTTAGTTTTTGTAATCAAAAGAGGACAAACCTATAAACAGTTCAAAGTAAAACCACTTCTAAGTAACGAAGGTGTATACAAAATAGGACTGTGGGTCAGGGATGGTACAAGTGGCATTGGAACAGTTACATTTGTAGATACCGAAAGAAAGGTTTTTGGTGCTCTTGGTCATGGTATATCAGACATAGACACAGGTATTCTTCTGGATGTGAAAGAGGGACAAATTTATTCAGCCGAAATAGTTGATATAAGAAAAAACGATAAAAGTGAGATTGGCGAAGTTGTTGGCAAAATCAATGAAAACTGTGTAGTTGGAGATGTGATTATTAATACTCCATACGGGATTTATGGTAAAATAATTCAAAGTGGTTTTTGGGATAGCCTTCAAAGTATGGAGATTGCCCGACTTCAGGATATTCACGTAGGTAGTGCATATATTTTTAGTGAGGTTTCAGGGAATATTGAAAAGTTTGAAATAAAAATAGAAAGAATTTTGCCTCTTTATAGAAATTCGACAAAAGCATTTGTTATAAGGATTACTGATAAAAGACTTCTTCAGCTCACATCTGGAATTGTTCAAGGAATGAGTGGCTCTCCAATTATTCAGGATAACAAACTTGTCGGAGCTATTACTCATGTTTTTTTGCAAGAACCAGAAAGAGGATACGGTGTTTTTATTGATAATATGCTAAATATCACAAAATATATCAAATAA
- the rnhA gene encoding ribonuclease HI produces the protein MKEVTIYTDGACSGNPGPGGWCAILIYKGIKKVLKGFEKYTTNNRMELKAVVEALKALKEPCKVVIYSDSAYIVNAINQNWIEKWQKNGWKTSEKEEVKNIDLWNELVELMKIHKVTFEKVKGHADNELNNLCDRIARSMIKGEQ, from the coding sequence ATGAAAGAAGTTACAATTTACACCGATGGTGCTTGCAGCGGAAATCCTGGACCAGGCGGATGGTGTGCTATTCTCATATACAAAGGAATCAAGAAGGTGTTAAAAGGCTTTGAAAAATATACAACAAATAACAGAATGGAGCTCAAAGCGGTTGTGGAAGCTCTAAAGGCATTGAAGGAACCATGCAAAGTGGTAATCTATTCAGATTCTGCTTATATTGTAAATGCTATCAATCAAAATTGGATAGAAAAATGGCAGAAAAATGGATGGAAGACATCTGAAAAGGAAGAGGTCAAAAACATTGATTTGTGGAATGAACTTGTAGAGCTTATGAAAATTCACAAAGTAACTTTTGAGAAAGTAAAGGGCCATGCTGACAATGAGCTTAATAATCTTTGTGATAGAATTGCAAGAAGTATGATAAAAGGGGAGCAATAA
- a CDS encoding NAD(+)/NADH kinase — translation MEVGIFVNFQKERSSEILKNIVSIFNQNGVNWLLVNEENKKTKNFDLLITIGGDGTLLNVVEKASKEATPVLAINCGRLGYLTEEVGDDIEKAIFNLLKKEYFIEERHIVEAKVKEKVFFALNDVCIVRNTFNIVDLCLYIDGVFAQEYRSDGIIVATATGSTAYSLSAGGPIVEPQLGVILVTPICPHSLSSRSLVLGSARTIKVENSSSENVQVVVDGRFVDELAPEEFVECKISQHNLKLIRLKQRNFYEILREKIKE, via the coding sequence ATGGAAGTTGGAATTTTTGTAAATTTTCAAAAAGAACGCAGCAGTGAGATCTTAAAAAATATTGTATCCATTTTTAACCAGAACGGCGTTAATTGGCTACTGGTAAATGAAGAGAACAAAAAAACCAAAAATTTTGACCTCCTTATCACAATAGGAGGAGATGGCACACTTCTGAATGTGGTTGAAAAGGCCTCGAAAGAAGCAACACCAGTTCTTGCCATTAACTGTGGAAGGCTGGGGTATCTTACTGAAGAGGTAGGAGATGATATTGAAAAGGCAATTTTCAATCTGTTAAAAAAAGAGTATTTTATTGAAGAGAGACACATTGTTGAAGCAAAGGTAAAAGAGAAGGTTTTCTTTGCTTTGAACGATGTTTGTATTGTCAGAAATACTTTTAACATAGTGGACCTGTGTCTTTATATTGACGGTGTGTTTGCCCAGGAGTATAGAAGTGACGGTATTATAGTTGCAACAGCTACTGGGTCGACTGCATATTCACTTTCGGCAGGTGGACCTATAGTTGAGCCACAGCTGGGGGTGATTTTAGTCACCCCTATTTGTCCTCATTCTTTGAGTTCAAGAAGTCTTGTACTTGGCAGCGCAAGAACTATAAAAGTGGAAAATTCATCTTCTGAAAATGTTCAGGTAGTAGTAGATGGCAGATTTGTAGATGAGCTTGCGCCAGAAGAATTTGTTGAATGTAAGATTTCTCAACACAATTTAAAACTTATAAGGCTTAAGCAAAGGAACTTTTATGAAATTCTTAGAGAAAAAATAAAAGAGTAA
- a CDS encoding DUF3866 family protein: MFEIKKGIVTRKINNTGVCQYVEVKYQDGDVGIAINFLDINHEVKEGQEVLVNTTARMLQLGTGGYDYILPFEAFKNLSKGHIMKLRYTPLQFSVLTEEEKNPDLFDKVPNFNDIIVIVCELHSMLLPLCIYLKEKVKRIKISVILNDWGMLNAKLSHNLEFLKENKFVDYIITCQEAFNGEFECINEINSLIFSQSLGCDVAIISPLPGIVGTGTKFGFSSYKAVHVIEDVVRFGGRVVFPVRVSKNEKRQRHRFISHHSLTILNYVNCSVEIPIFDFEDKIFFAKIYKILNNYRAKHTVAVVNEIDKMIVEKYKSIMSTMGRSYEQDCEYFLELFATAEYVSTKLKRR, encoded by the coding sequence GTGTTTGAAATAAAAAAAGGGATTGTGACAAGAAAGATAAATAACACAGGGGTTTGCCAGTATGTTGAAGTAAAATATCAAGACGGTGATGTAGGTATAGCTATAAACTTTTTAGATATAAATCACGAGGTAAAAGAGGGACAAGAGGTTTTAGTAAACACAACAGCAAGAATGCTTCAGCTTGGGACTGGCGGATATGATTATATTTTGCCTTTTGAGGCTTTTAAAAATTTGTCAAAAGGTCATATAATGAAGCTCAGATACACACCACTGCAATTTTCTGTCCTAACAGAAGAAGAAAAAAATCCTGACCTTTTTGATAAAGTCCCAAATTTTAATGATATAATTGTTATTGTATGTGAGCTTCATAGCATGCTTTTGCCTCTATGTATTTACCTTAAAGAAAAAGTAAAAAGAATAAAGATTTCTGTCATATTAAACGATTGGGGAATGTTAAATGCAAAGCTTTCACATAACTTAGAATTTTTAAAAGAAAACAAATTTGTAGACTACATAATAACATGCCAGGAAGCATTCAATGGTGAATTTGAATGTATAAACGAAATAAATTCTCTCATTTTTTCTCAAAGCTTGGGATGTGATGTTGCTATAATTTCTCCCCTGCCCGGAATTGTGGGAACAGGGACAAAGTTTGGGTTCAGTAGTTACAAGGCTGTCCATGTTATTGAGGATGTAGTTAGGTTTGGCGGTAGAGTAGTGTTTCCTGTGAGAGTATCGAAAAATGAAAAAAGACAGCGGCACAGATTCATAAGTCATCATTCTCTTACAATATTAAATTATGTCAATTGTTCTGTAGAAATTCCAATTTTTGATTTTGAGGATAAAATATTTTTCGCAAAAATATATAAGATATTAAACAATTACCGTGCAAAGCATACTGTAGCTGTGGTAAACGAAATAGATAAAATGATAGTTGAAAAATATAAATCAATCATGAGCACAATGGGGAGAAGTTATGAGCAAGATTGTGAATACTTTTTAGAACTTTTTGCTACAGCTGAATATGTTTCGACAAAACTTAAAAGGAGATGA
- the spo0A gene encoding sporulation transcription factor Spo0A has protein sequence MEKLKVVIADDNRQFNMLLTEVFNSQPDFFVVGNSYDGIETLKVVEEKKPDLLMLDIIMPYLDGIGVIENLSSVEKRPNIIVISAVGQENISQKAINMGALYYFVKPFDLNIMIERVRQLLISTSSKSETAEINFSKPAEKKPVSELDLEAEVTEILKEVGIPAHVRGYQFLRDAIVLATMDADLLNGITKVLYPMIAEKYNTTPTRVERAIRHAIEISATRGKAETLYKYFGYSTSQDKGKPTNAEFIAMISDKLRLKIKKSSQAK, from the coding sequence ATGGAAAAGTTAAAAGTAGTGATTGCAGATGATAACAGACAATTTAACATGCTTTTAACAGAAGTTTTCAATTCCCAGCCAGATTTTTTTGTGGTTGGTAATTCTTACGATGGTATTGAAACCTTAAAAGTTGTTGAAGAAAAGAAACCGGACCTTTTGATGCTGGATATCATAATGCCGTACCTTGATGGAATTGGTGTAATAGAAAATCTTTCAAGTGTGGAAAAACGCCCAAACATAATTGTCATTTCTGCAGTTGGTCAGGAAAATATTTCGCAAAAAGCAATTAATATGGGAGCTCTTTACTACTTTGTTAAACCTTTTGATTTGAATATTATGATAGAAAGAGTGAGACAACTTTTAATCAGTACATCTTCAAAGTCAGAGACTGCAGAGATAAATTTTTCAAAACCTGCTGAGAAAAAACCTGTAAGCGAATTAGACTTAGAAGCCGAGGTCACAGAAATTCTAAAAGAGGTTGGAATTCCTGCACATGTGAGAGGGTATCAATTTTTGAGAGATGCAATTGTCTTAGCCACTATGGATGCAGACCTTTTAAATGGTATCACAAAGGTTTTGTACCCTATGATTGCAGAGAAATACAACACCACACCAACCAGAGTGGAAAGAGCAATAAGACATGCAATAGAGATTTCAGCAACAAGGGGCAAGGCAGAAACACTTTATAAATATTTCGGGTATTCCACGTCACAGGATAAAGGAAAGCCTACTAACGCTGAATTTATAGCCATGATAAGCGACAAGTTAAGACTCAAGATAAAGAAGTCTTCCCAAGCAAAATAA
- the recN gene encoding DNA repair protein RecN translates to MLKRLLIENIAIIDRLDIEFDKGLTILTGETGAGKSIIIDSLSLLLGTKFKKEIIRTGCTKACVSAVFEIEKKSTIERLTQMGISLEDNYLIVSREVYSSGKNICRVNNQFVLLSTLREITKHIFEIHGQNETHLLNDKRIQLLYIDRFCGRELEELKAEYKDLYHDYQEKKRLYEQIITKEEERERQLDLLNYQINEIESVKPQIGEDIELEKRKEIIQNSWKLKHNSEKMLDTINNTIIDSLEMCIRLANENSRFDKEFEAISERLNNVYYEIEDISFSISKKSQSYEVNKDEIEQIVDRLDKINRLKKKYGSTIEKILEYRKNLLEEREKIRSSSEQAFELKEYLSKTKERLEEISKKMSNIRRRKSEEFEKKVLEILSQLEMKNVSFYINFLERELYEEGIDEVEFLISTNVGQQLKPLSTIASGGELSRIMLAIKSIVAEKDDIELIIFDEIDSGLSGVVANRLAKLLKELSKKHQIICITHLPQVAAAADTHYYVYKEVKDNFTISNIKKLEGNEQLREIARMFSGENVTESSLLHAKQLKSQFI, encoded by the coding sequence ATGTTAAAAAGATTATTAATCGAAAATATTGCTATAATTGATAGACTTGACATTGAATTTGACAAAGGTCTGACTATACTAACAGGTGAAACTGGTGCAGGTAAATCTATTATCATTGATTCTTTATCTTTGCTTTTGGGAACAAAATTCAAAAAAGAAATTATAAGAACAGGATGTACAAAGGCCTGCGTATCTGCAGTTTTTGAAATCGAAAAAAAGAGTACTATTGAGAGATTGACTCAGATGGGAATTTCTCTTGAAGACAATTATTTGATTGTTAGCCGTGAAGTGTACAGCAGTGGCAAAAACATCTGCAGGGTTAACAATCAGTTTGTATTACTCTCAACATTAAGAGAAATAACTAAGCATATATTTGAAATTCATGGTCAGAATGAGACTCATCTTTTAAACGATAAAAGGATTCAACTTTTGTACATAGATAGGTTCTGTGGGAGAGAACTTGAAGAGTTAAAAGCTGAATATAAGGATTTGTACCATGATTACCAAGAGAAAAAAAGGCTTTATGAACAGATAATAACAAAAGAAGAAGAGCGGGAAAGACAACTTGATTTACTAAACTACCAAATAAATGAGATTGAAAGCGTAAAACCCCAAATAGGTGAGGATATAGAGCTTGAAAAAAGAAAAGAGATTATCCAAAACAGCTGGAAACTCAAGCACAACAGTGAAAAAATGCTTGATACTATCAATAATACAATTATAGACTCTCTTGAGATGTGTATCAGACTTGCTAACGAAAATTCAAGGTTTGACAAGGAATTTGAGGCAATATCTGAAAGACTGAACAACGTGTATTATGAAATAGAAGACATCTCATTTTCTATATCCAAAAAAAGCCAGAGCTACGAAGTGAATAAAGATGAGATAGAACAAATAGTGGACAGACTTGATAAAATAAACAGATTAAAGAAGAAATATGGAAGCACAATCGAAAAGATACTGGAGTACAGAAAAAATTTATTAGAAGAGAGGGAAAAAATTAGGAGTAGTAGCGAACAAGCTTTTGAACTAAAAGAGTATTTGAGCAAAACTAAAGAAAGACTTGAGGAAATTTCTAAGAAGATGTCGAATATCAGGCGGAGAAAATCTGAGGAGTTTGAAAAAAAGGTATTAGAGATACTTTCCCAACTTGAAATGAAGAATGTAAGTTTTTATATTAATTTTCTTGAAAGAGAGCTTTACGAAGAAGGAATTGACGAAGTAGAATTTTTGATATCAACAAACGTTGGTCAGCAGCTAAAGCCACTTTCTACAATTGCTTCAGGCGGGGAACTTTCAAGAATAATGCTTGCAATAAAATCTATTGTGGCAGAAAAAGACGATATAGAGCTGATTATCTTTGATGAGATAGATAGCGGACTGAGTGGAGTTGTTGCCAACAGACTTGCAAAACTTTTAAAAGAACTATCAAAGAAACACCAAATTATATGTATTACGCATTTGCCCCAGGTTGCTGCTGCCGCAGATACACATTATTACGTATATAAAGAAGTTAAAGATAATTTTACAATCTCAAATATCAAAAAGCTTGAAGGGAATGAACAGTTAAGAGAGATTGCCAGAATGTTTTCTGGAGAAAATGTTACAGAAAGTTCTCTTCTTCATGCAAAGCAGTTAAAATCTCAGTTTATTTGA
- a CDS encoding histidine triad nucleotide-binding protein: MSECIFCKILNKEIQSEIVYEDELICAFKDINPTAPVHILIVPKTHIENLNDVQQHHKELIGHVFVVAKELAKKFEIDEKGYRIVVNCGADGGQTIDHLHFHLLGGRKFSWPAG, from the coding sequence ATGAGTGAATGTATCTTTTGTAAAATCCTAAATAAAGAAATTCAATCTGAGATTGTGTATGAAGACGAGCTTATTTGTGCTTTTAAAGACATAAATCCCACTGCACCCGTGCACATCCTTATTGTTCCTAAGACACATATAGAAAATTTAAATGATGTACAGCAGCACCACAAAGAACTTATAGGTCATGTATTTGTTGTAGCAAAAGAATTGGCAAAAAAGTTTGAAATTGATGAAAAAGGATATAGAATTGTGGTAAACTGTGGAGCTGATGGTGGCCAGACTATTGACCATTTGCATTTTCACTTACTTGGCGGCAGAAAATTTTCCTGGCCAGCTGGTTAA
- a CDS encoding putative polysaccharide biosynthesis protein, producing MKKGLIYSAIILTVGSLFAKFVGVFLKLPLINIVGDYGIGLYQLPYPIYTTVLTFTMTGFSLAVSKQISSSHAEKDYRACKLTFYTSLIVITAISFIFSLAYVFLSKKIIEIFKWPQEAYIPYLSLAPALFLVSVQSSYRGYFNGVKKMTIVSISQIIESIGRVCFGLLICILLLKKGVHFSVAGALAGSSMGALFSLIYLVFALQKDKIINNTKNNAENKEVYRDIILESKNILLLTIYFSLSSFLMSVISIVDSLLFPYFMHIRGYQDRIISQLFGIFSGKAMTLIHVPLTFSVSMAVSIVSYVVAAKQQKEKTELICTAFEYIILVTLPCCAAFYFFSDTIFKIVFFNAATGDSVLKISAFLTILISLVQFTTSVLQATGHFVAPVKSILTGLIIKIICMFVFIVIYNLNISGLVLANIMCYFVVFVINLDKLKSFGFAHFNMLKMFYIVLSSVIMVIVGRAILNILKSSVFIEGVVMITCCVCVYFMCTFVFGILKVSTIKEFILEVKRK from the coding sequence ATGAAAAAAGGATTAATATATTCAGCAATCATCTTAACAGTGGGGTCACTTTTTGCAAAGTTTGTTGGTGTATTTTTAAAACTTCCTCTTATAAATATTGTTGGCGATTATGGGATAGGGTTGTATCAGCTGCCTTATCCCATTTATACTACCGTTTTGACTTTTACAATGACAGGTTTTTCACTCGCAGTATCAAAACAGATTTCCTCCTCTCATGCAGAAAAAGATTACAGGGCTTGTAAACTCACATTTTACACAAGTTTGATTGTTATAACAGCTATTTCTTTTATATTTTCACTTGCATATGTGTTTTTATCCAAAAAGATTATAGAAATCTTCAAGTGGCCACAAGAGGCTTATATTCCATACTTGTCGTTAGCACCTGCACTTTTTCTTGTCTCTGTACAATCATCATACAGAGGGTATTTTAACGGTGTCAAAAAGATGACTATTGTTTCAATCTCGCAAATAATAGAGTCGATAGGACGAGTTTGCTTTGGCCTTTTGATATGCATTTTGCTCTTAAAAAAAGGGGTGCACTTTTCGGTTGCAGGGGCACTTGCAGGAAGCAGTATGGGAGCTTTATTTTCTTTAATCTATCTTGTTTTTGCTTTGCAAAAAGATAAGATTATAAATAATACCAAAAACAATGCCGAAAATAAAGAAGTATACCGTGATATAATCTTAGAATCTAAAAATATTCTTTTGCTTACTATTTATTTTTCACTGTCGTCGTTTTTGATGTCAGTAATATCAATTGTTGACTCTTTGCTTTTTCCATATTTCATGCATATAAGAGGGTATCAGGATAGAATAATCTCACAGCTGTTTGGAATATTTTCAGGAAAGGCAATGACTCTCATACATGTGCCACTTACATTCAGTGTGTCAATGGCTGTGAGCATAGTTTCATATGTTGTGGCTGCAAAACAGCAAAAAGAAAAAACAGAGCTCATTTGCACTGCTTTTGAGTACATCATTCTTGTGACACTACCTTGTTGTGCAGCGTTTTATTTTTTCTCTGATACCATATTCAAAATTGTATTTTTCAACGCTGCAACAGGGGATAGCGTGCTAAAAATCTCTGCTTTTCTTACCATCTTAATCTCTCTTGTTCAGTTTACAACGTCGGTGCTGCAAGCAACTGGACATTTTGTAGCACCTGTAAAAAGTATCCTGACGGGTTTGATTATAAAGATTATATGCATGTTTGTGTTTATTGTAATATACAATCTAAACATATCAGGGCTTGTCTTAGCTAATATCATGTGTTACTTTGTGGTGTTTGTGATAAACTTAGATAAGTTAAAATCCTTTGGTTTTGCCCATTTTAATATGCTAAAGATGTTTTATATTGTCCTTTCAAGTGTTATAATGGTTATTGTAGGCAGAGCAATACTTAACATTCTCAAATCCTCTGTCTTTATCGAAGGTGTAGTTATGATAACTTGTTGTGTATGTGTGTATTTTATGTGTACATTTGTATTCGGTATTTTGAAGGTTTCAACAATAAAGGAATTTATACTTGAGGTGAAAAGAAAATGA
- a CDS encoding arginine repressor, producing the protein MKSERQQKILEIIQNEDIETQEELVERLKALGYDVTQATVSRDIKELRLTKVLTETGKYKYAVLSGPEANITEKLIKVFSESIVKYDTADNLVIIKTITGAAQGAAAAIDSLSWPEVVGTIAGDDTIFIATKGSAAADKIVERIKAIISQGE; encoded by the coding sequence ATGAAATCTGAGAGACAACAGAAGATTTTAGAAATAATTCAAAATGAAGATATAGAAACACAGGAAGAGCTTGTTGAAAGACTCAAGGCACTTGGATATGATGTGACACAGGCTACGGTCTCAAGAGATATAAAAGAGCTAAGACTTACCAAAGTTTTGACTGAAACAGGAAAGTACAAATATGCAGTTTTATCAGGTCCAGAAGCAAATATTACCGAAAAACTTATCAAGGTCTTTTCTGAGTCAATAGTCAAATATGACACTGCTGATAACTTGGTTATTATAAAGACAATTACAGGTGCTGCACAGGGTGCTGCTGCTGCCATTGATTCGTTGAGTTGGCCTGAGGTTGTGGGAACAATTGCAGGTGATGATACCATTTTCATAGCAACTAAAGGCAGTGCAGCAGCTGATAAGATAGTTGAGAGGATAAAAGCTATAATAAGCCAAGGTGAGTAG
- the proC gene encoding pyrroline-5-carboxylate reductase: MKIGIIGCGNMASSIAHSIKQSIEAHLFCYDIDLDKANRFSQAYGATKMNSEIETAESSSIIIIAVKPKDIVDVLEKIKDCISEKIIVSIAAGISISKIKDVVGDKKIVRVMPNVNISVQRGVMGICFSEKVSADEKEKIFYLFKNMGEVIATDEKHMDAITALFGSGPAFVAHFIESCVDAAVKLGFSRQESLNLVLTLFEGTVVNMKNNMLTTQQIKDMVTSPGGTTIEGLVEFERRAVKGAIIDGILKAYERAKNIL, from the coding sequence ATGAAGATAGGAATAATTGGCTGCGGAAACATGGCAAGTTCAATCGCACATTCAATAAAACAATCTATTGAAGCTCATCTTTTTTGCTATGACATAGACCTTGACAAGGCTAATAGGTTTTCCCAAGCTTATGGTGCCACCAAGATGAATAGTGAAATTGAGACTGCAGAAAGCAGTAGCATAATCATAATTGCTGTAAAGCCAAAAGACATCGTTGATGTGCTTGAGAAAATAAAAGATTGCATTTCTGAAAAAATAATAGTTTCTATTGCAGCAGGAATTTCAATTTCAAAAATAAAAGATGTTGTAGGGGACAAAAAGATAGTGCGAGTAATGCCGAATGTAAATATAAGTGTACAGAGAGGCGTTATGGGAATATGTTTTTCTGAAAAGGTATCAGCTGATGAAAAAGAAAAAATATTCTACCTTTTCAAAAATATGGGTGAGGTTATAGCTACTGATGAAAAACATATGGATGCAATAACAGCTTTATTTGGAAGTGGTCCAGCATTTGTTGCACACTTTATTGAAAGCTGCGTAGATGCAGCAGTCAAACTCGGATTTTCAAGACAAGAAAGTTTAAACTTGGTCTTAACATTGTTTGAAGGTACTGTTGTTAACATGAAAAATAATATGTTAACTACACAACAGATAAAGGATATGGTAACATCTCCTGGAGGTACAACAATTGAAGGGCTTGTGGAGTTTGAAAGAAGAGCAGTAAAAGGAGCAATAATAGATGGGATACTCAAGGCATATGAAAGAGCCAAAAATATATTGTAG